One Pectobacterium cacticida genomic window, TCCAGTACATTGCCCCATAGCTCATCGGCTCGCAGGAACTCGCGCGTCAATTCATTCTTATGTTGGTTACGTGAAAGCACCAACAAATCGTTGATCATGCTGTCAAGCCGCTGCGTTTCCGTCTCAATGCGATTCAGCTCATTACCTTCGCCCTGGCGTCGACGCAACAGCGCCGTCGCAAGTTGCAAACGCGTTAGCGGTGTGCGTAATTCATGAGAGATATCCGATAGAAGACGTTGCTGTGCGGTAACCATGCGTTCTAATGCGCTAACCATTTGGTTGAAGCTGGCGCCGGTGGCCAAAAACTCTTGTGGGCCGGATTCCAATTCCGGGTGTTGGCGTAAGTTGCCCTTAGCCACTTCGTCCGCGGCATATTTGAGCTTGCGGGCGGGTTTTGCCAGACTCCAGGCCAGCCAAAGCAATAACGGTGAGCTGATCAACATAGTAACGATCAGCAGCAACAATGGGCGATCAAACAATAGGCTGATAAAATCCGACTGCGGGCTGTTGGCCGGACGAATGATATAAAGTTGGTAATTGTCATCACCATCGCGGATCGCAAAAGGGCCTAAAAGCTCAACACGACCATAATTTTTCTTTTGCGGGTGGTCGGCATTATCCGATAACCCGATAAAATTACGCACAATCTGCGTTTCATGTTTCTCGATGCCGAAAATACGCCCCTCGCTGGTGACCAGAAAAAGGCGTTGCCCCGGCGGAGACCACTTCTCCAATACCCAGAACAAG contains:
- the cpxA gene encoding envelope stress sensor histidine kinase CpxA, whose amino-acid sequence is MINSLTARIFAIFWLTLALVLMLVLMLPKLDSRQLTGLLENELRQGIILEQHIEADLANTPANDLRWWLRLFWVLEKWSPPGQRLFLVTSEGRIFGIEKHETQIVRNFIGLSDNADHPQKKNYGRVELLGPFAIRDGDDNYQLYIIRPANSPQSDFISLLFDRPLLLLIVTMLISSPLLLWLAWSLAKPARKLKYAADEVAKGNLRQHPELESGPQEFLATGASFNQMVSALERMVTAQQRLLSDISHELRTPLTRLQLATALLRRRQGEGNELNRIETETQRLDSMINDLLVLSRNQHKNELTREFLRADELWGNVLDDAAFEAEQMGKTLEVPYPPGPWTIFGNPASLDSALENIVRNALRYSHSHIEVAFSVDNRGITIKVDDDGPGVSPEDREQIFRPFYRTDEARDRESGGSGLGLAIVETAITQHKGWVKAEDSPLGGLRLVIWLPLHQR